One Candidatus Blochmannia vicinus DNA window includes the following coding sequences:
- the rpmD gene encoding 50S ribosomal protein L30, with protein MLKTIKLTQTKSSIGCLPKHKATLRGLGLSYIRNTVERIDTPSIRGMISLIAYMVKVEE; from the coding sequence ATGTTAAAAACTATTAAATTGACCCAAACTAAAAGTTCTATTGGTTGTCTACCAAAACATAAGGCAACTTTGCGTGGCTTGGGTTTATCTTACATCAGAAATACTGTTGAAAGGATTGATACACCTTCCATCCGTGGTATGATTAGTTTAATTGCTTATATGGTTAAAGTAGAGGAATAA
- the rplO gene encoding 50S ribosomal protein L15: MYLNTISPSKGSKRLSKRVGRGIGSGLGKTGGRGHKGQKSRSGGKIRLGFEGGQTPLYRRLPKFGFTSHKAMVTQEIRLSALSCIPNKIIDMNALKEHNIIKKKIKFVKIIMSGEIKCPIILHNSLRISKGARIAIQAVGGQIKKG; encoded by the coding sequence ATGTACCTTAATACTATTTCTCCGTCTAAAGGATCTAAACGTTTAAGTAAACGAGTAGGTCGAGGTATAGGGTCTGGATTAGGTAAAACAGGAGGGCGTGGGCATAAAGGACAAAAATCGCGTTCTGGAGGAAAAATACGTCTTGGGTTTGAAGGTGGGCAAACTCCTTTATACCGTAGGTTACCGAAATTTGGATTCACATCTCATAAAGCTATGGTTACCCAAGAAATCAGATTATCTGCTTTATCCTGTATTCCCAACAAAATAATAGATATGAATGCTCTAAAAGAACATAATATTATTAAGAAAAAAATTAAATTTGTTAAAATTATCATGTCTGGAGAAATTAAATGTCCTATCATACTACATAATAGCTTACGCATTAGCAAAGGCGCGCGAATTGCTATTCAAGCTGTAGGCGGGCAAATAAAGAAGGGGTAA